The following coding sequences are from one Lolium rigidum isolate FL_2022 chromosome 6, APGP_CSIRO_Lrig_0.1, whole genome shotgun sequence window:
- the LOC124661301 gene encoding protein INVOLVED IN DE NOVO 2-like gives MEYNSDDNSEISDSEIDEHEDKIYARLMSGDLKANDGESYSCPFCSGKNKKDYSLHNLVQHASGVGAAPNRLAKDKATHRALAKYLKNGLSESLEPQPQPLQNRNEKYAWPWMGVVANVPTEWKDGRQIGESGNRLKETLSCFCPLKVIPLWTFRGHTGNAIVEFARDWNGYRNALAFEKYFEAEGCGRNGWKQKQHQGPKLFGWVAKAEDHSSPGLIGDHLRKNADLKTINEVENEGTHKDNKLVANLANQIEVKNQYLQELEFRYKETAVSLEKMMAQRQQLVQAYNEEIRKMQQLAHRHSQKIIDENQNLRSELESKISELNARSKQFDDLSEKSDYERRDLEQEKQKNASKSNHLKLATVQQQRANEDVLRLVDDQRREKRAALNKILELEQQLEEKQMLELEIQQLKGKLEVMKHMPGHEDSESMNKINKLGEVLQERMDELDAMESLNQTLVIKESKSSTELQEARKELENGLLDLSGGQAHIGIKRMGELDVKTFSNACRGKLSEEDAEVTAAILCSKWEAEIRNPEWHPFRVIMVGGKHMEIIDADDAKLRELKEEHGEEIYSLVTKALREINEHSATTRYPVGELWNFREERKASLKEAVQCVLRRWRSNKRKR, from the exons ATGGAATATAATTCAGATGACAATTCAGAAATCAGCGATTCTGAGATTGATGAGCATGAAGACAAAATTTATGCAAGATTGATGTCAGGAGATTTAAAAGCTAACGATGGTGAGAGTTACAGTTGCCCATTCTGCAGtggaaagaacaagaaagattaCAGTCTACATAATCTTGTTCAGCATGCCTCAGGAGTAGGTGCAGCACCTAATCGACTCGCAAAAGATAAGGCAACCCACCGTGCCCTTGCCAAATATTTGAAGAATGGCCTTTCTGAATCCCTCGAGCCACAGCCACAACCTCTGCAAAATAGAAATGAGAAGTATGCGTGGCCCTGGATGGGTGTTGTAGCTAACGTGCCTACTGAATGGAAGGATGGGCGCCAGATTGGAGAAAGTGGAAATCGTTTGAAGGAAACACTATCATGCTTTTGCCCGCTGAAGGTTATTCCTTTATGGACTTTTAGAGGTCATACAGGTAATGCTATTGTTGAGTTTGCAAGAGACTGGAATGGTTACAGAAATGCACTTGCATTTGAAAAATACTTTGAGGCAGAAGGCTGTGGGAGAAACGGCTGGAAGCAAAAACAGCATCAAGGGCCAAAGCTTTTTGGCTGGGTTGCAAAGGCGGAAGATCACAGCTCTCCAGGGCTGATTGGAGACCACTTGAGGAAAAATGCTGACTTGAAAACTATCAATGAAGTTGAGAATGAAGGAACACATAAAGACAATAAACTTGTAGCTAATTTAGCTAACCAAATTGAGGTCAAGAATCAGTATTTACAGGAGCTTGAATTTAGATACAAGGAAACAGCTGTGTCACTTGAGAAGATGATGGCGCAAAGGCAACAACTTGTCCAGGCGTATAATGAAG AAATTCGGAAGATGCAGCAGCTAGCTCACAGACATTCTCAAAAAATCATCGACGAAAACCAGAATCTGCGTTCAGAACTAGAGTCCAAGATAAGCGAACTTAATGCAAGATCCAAGCAATTTGATGACCTTTCTGAAAAAAGTGATTATGAGAGAAGGGATCTGGAGCAGGAGAAGCAGAAG AATGCTAGTAAATCAAATCATCTTAAGTTGGCAACAGTGCAACAACAGAGAGCTAATGAGGATGTACTGAGGCTTGTGGACGATCAGAGG AGAGAGAAACGCGCTGCTTTAAACAAAATCCTGGAGTTAGAACAGCAGTTGGAGGAAAAACAGATGCTTGAATTAGAAATACAACAACTGAAGGGCAAATTGGAAGTGATGAAGCACATGCCAGGTCATGAAGATTCAGAATCTATGAATAAAATTAATAAACTTGGTGAAGTACTGCAAGAGAGGATGGACGAACTGGATGCTATGGAGTCACTTAACCAAACTCTGGTTATTAAAGAAAGCAAAAGCAGCACTGAGTTGCAGGAAGCTCGGAAGGAGCTGGAAAAT GGCTTGCTTGATCTTTCAGGTGGCCAAGCACATATAGGGATCAAGAGAATGGGCGAGCTTGACGTGAAAACATTTTCAAATGCTTGCAGAGGGAAGTTGTCGGAAGAGGATGCAGAAGTTACTGCTGCCATTCTTTGTTCGAAGTGGGAAGCTGAAATTAGAAATCCGGAATGGCACCCTTTTAGGGTTATCATGGTTGGTGGGAAACACATG GAAATAATTGATGCTGATGACGCCAAGCTTCGAGAATTAAAAGAAGAGCATGGCGAAGAAATATATTCACTGGTGACGAAGGCACTGCGTGAAATCAATGAGCACAGTGCTACCACAAGGTATCCAGTGGGAGAGCTGTGGAACTTCCGAGAGGAACGGAAGGCGTCTCTGAAGGAAGCTGTCCAGTGCGTCCTGAGGCGGTGGCGAAGCAACAAGAGGAAGCGCTGA
- the LOC124666425 gene encoding 50S ribosomal protein L31-like: MALSLSTSFLPTPAAAAAKTLRSVVPSQSMRCSMRKKGLHPEIFQDAKVYCNGELVLVTGGTKPEYSVDVWSGNHPYYVGDSSALVVMDSQIEKFRKRWGHVKEYWTKEQWLEMHPNGDPEFEPEDD; the protein is encoded by the exons ATGGCGCTCTCCCTCTCCACCTCCTTCCTCCcgacccctgccgccgccgccgcaaaaaCCCTCCGGTCCGTCGTCCCCTCCCAG AGTATGAGGTGCTCGATGCGGAAGAAGGGGCTGCATCCGGAGATCTTCCAGGACGCGAAGGTGTACTGCAACGGCGAGCTGGTGCTGGTGACGGGGGGCACGAAGCCGGAGTACTCGGTGGACGTCTGGTCGGGGAACCACCCATACTACGTGGGCGACTCGTCGGCGCTGGTGGTCATGGACAGCCAGATCGAGAAGTTCCGCAAGAGGTGGGGGCACGTCAAGGAGTACTGGACCAAGGAGCAGTGGCTGGAGATGCACCCCAACGGCGACCCCGAGTTCGAGCCGGAGGACGACTGA
- the LOC124665081 gene encoding factor of DNA methylation 1-like: protein MGYSSEEDSEISDSEIDEYEGKTYERLVSGYFKFRNGEKYSCPFCTGKKKKDYNLNNILQHASGVGAAPNRAAKDKATHRALAKHLRNGSANPPKSQPQPQPQPQPQPQPQVIAAVEPQPLPNRFEKFVWPWMGVLVNVPTEWKDGRQVGESGNRLKGQLSRFCAQKVIPLWNFRGHTGNAIVEFTKDWNGFRNALAFENYFEAEGSGRRHWKQKQNQGSKLFGWVARTEDYNFPGLIGDHLRKNGDLKTIDDLENERARKNDRLEANLADEIEVKNKHLQELECRYNESTASLEKMMGQREQLLQKYNEEVRKMQQLAHRHSQRIIDENQNLRSELESKISELNERSKQLDDLSEKSGYDRRNLDQEKQKNAIKSSHLQLATVEQQRVDEDVMKLVRVHKREKQAALSKILMLEQQLEAKQTLELEIQQLKGKLEVMKYMPGHEDLDSKNKINELSDALQEKIDELDSMESLNQTLVIKESKSNIEMQEARKELENGLLDLSVGRAHIGFKRMGELDLEAISNACRKLSKEDAEVTAAIICSKWEAEIKNPDWHPFRVVMVDGKETEIIDADDAKLQGLKEEHGEEIYALVTKALREINENNGSTRAELWNFREERKASLKEAVQFVMRQWRMNRRKRQA, encoded by the exons ATGGGATATTCTTCAGAGGAAGACTCAGAAATTAGTGATTCTGAGATTGATGAGTATGAAGGCAAAACTTATGAACGCCTGGTTTCAGGATATTTTAAGTTTAGGAATGGTGAAAAATACAGTTGCCCATTCTGTACTGgcaagaagaagaaagattacaatCTAAATAATATTCTTCAGCATGCCTCTGGAGTAGGGGCAGCACCTAATCGTGCGGCAAAAGATAAGGCAACACACCGTGCTCTTGCCAAGCATTTGAGGAATGGCTCTGCAAACCCTCCAAAGTCACAGCCACAACCACAACCACAACCACAACCACAACCACAGCCACAGGTAATTGCTGCTGTAGAGCCACAACCTCTTCCAAATAGATTTGAGAAGTTTGTGTGGCCCTGGATGGGTGTTCTAGTTAATGTGCCTACTGAATGGAAGGATGGGCGTCAAGTAGGAGAAAGTGGAAATCGTTTGAAGGGGCAACTATCACGCTTTTGCGCTCAGAAGGTTATTCCTCTATGGAATTTTAGAGGTCATACAGGGAATGCTATTGTTGAGTTCACAAAAGACTGGAATGGTTTCAGAAATGCACTTGCATTTGAAAATTACTTTGAGGCAGAAGGCTCTGGTAGAAGACACTGGAAGCAAAAACAGAATCAAGGGTCAAAGCTTTTTGGATGGGTTGCAAGGACTGAAGATTACAATTTTCCAGGATTAATTGGGGACCACTTAAGAAAAAATGGTGACTTGAAAACTATCGACGATCTTGAGAATGAAAGAGCACGTAAAAATGACAGACTTGAAGCGAATTTAGCTGATGAAATTGAGGTAAAGAATAAGCACTTACAGGAGCTTGAATGTAGATACAATGAATCGACTGCAtcattggagaagatgatggggcaAAGGGAACAACTTCTTCAAAAATATAATGAAG AGGTTCGGAAGATGCAGCAGCTAGCTCACAGACATTCTCAAAGGATCATTGATGAGAACCAAAATTTGCGTTCCGAACTGGAGTCCAAGATAAGCGAACTTAATGAGAGATCCAAGCAGCTTGATGACCTTTCTGAAAAAAGTGGTTACGACAGAAGGAACCTTGATCAGGAGAAACAGAAG AATGCTATTAAATCAAGCCACCTTCAGTTGGCAACAGTGGAGCAACAGAGAGTTGATGAGGATGTGATGAAACTTGTGAGAGTACACAAG AGAGAAAAACAAGCAGCTTTAAGCAAGATTCTGATGTTAGAACAACAGTTGGAGGCAAAACAGACACTTGAattagaaatacagcagctaaaggGAAAATTGGAAGTGATGAAGTATATGCCAGGTCATGAAGACTTGGATTCAAAGAACAAAATCAATGAACTGAGTGATGCGCTGCAAGAAAAAATTGATGAACTGGATTCAATGGAGTCACTTAACCAAACTCTTGTCATTAAAGAAAGCAAAAGCAATATTGAAATGCAAGAAGCTCGGAAAGAGCTGGAAAAT GGCTTGCTTGATCTTTCAGTTGGCCGAGCGCATATAGGATTCAAGAGGATGGGTGAGCTTGATCTGGAAGCGATTTCAAATGCCTGCAGGAAGTTGTCGAAAGAGGACGCTGAAGTTACCGCTGCCATTATCTGTTCCAAGTGGGAAGCTGAAATAAAAAATCCAGACTGGCACCCATTTAGGGTTGTCATGGTTGATGGGAAGGAGACG GAAATAATTGATGCTGATGACGCGAAGCTTCAAGGATTAAAAGAAGAGCACGGTGAAGAAATATATGCATTGGTTACAAAGGCGCTGCGTGAAATTAATGAGAATAACGGTAGCACCAGGGCAGAGCTGTGGAACTTCAGAGAAGAACGGAAGGCGTCTCTGAAGGAAGCTGTTCAGTTCGTCATGAGACAGTGGCGAATGAACAGGAGGAAGCGTCAAGCCTAA